The window tcaaggttttttcttattgccatctcagggagttatttcttttcttgccactgtcgcccttggcttgctcaatAGGgccaatctgatcattttgattcttacacattttctcacatttccatcattttctttCAATTCTTTGCGataatgaccactgttaaaagtgctatacataCAACACTAAACCGAATTTATTATAAACGAAAGCATTTACATTAGGGAGTTTACAGAATCATAATTATATGTTGATATGTTGATCAGCACAAACCcaacaaataaaacttttccCCCACCCATTCAATGGAGATTTCAATCTAATGAGATGGTCAAATACACATTTTGCTAAGCAACGTGGTCCAAGCCTTTACAATGATAATGAAATCACCACCTGCTTGTGAAAATCACCTGCTGGAATTTAAGCAAGTCATagcacaaatgaataaaaagttgtACTGCTGGAGCCCAATAAGAGTCTGGTTTCAGCTAGAACTCCACATTGCTCACTTATACCTAAGCTATGATGCAAATATTTGTCTGCTGCATAAGAAAGACATACCCAAACCCAGCATGAGCGTCGACCACAGATTGACATTCAGCATCATGTGATTGGCTCCTGTCTGGTGACGCGCCCTCATGTGATCCTGAGCTACACCCGTCAGGCCGTCCAGCGTCAGAGACATGAGCTGAATTTGAAAGAGGACACAATATAAGCCATACATCCTCTTCCAGACATCGAGACAGATTGTGTAAAAGTTTCCCgttctaaaaaaatatactgtcaGACACAACTTCCGAAGTTGTGACGTCtgaggggtgttcgagtcaaacctgGAGTTTTTGATTGTGTCGAATAACAGAacgcagttatgagagtaaactctaccttatttctttttataatctccggctacactaatgcatttagcCCAAAATTTCACCAAATGACATTTATACACTAAATGACGCCCTTATTCAGAACAAGTTCCAttcatctcattacacataTGAACATTTGAATAGTTTCAGTAATCCTTAACCTCTGAGGTACCCCTGCCCCTAGTGTCAATAGTGCGTGCATACCATCAAAgaagaaggttttctcagtatgatGAAACTATGATCAAACTTCCTACtttacgtctgaaacactggcctcccacgAACTCCTTTactggcccaaacatgtagaaatggtttGAAGCAAGATCAGGACGTTACAAAGATATGGTGCCAATttcttgtaatgtgcaagtggtgtttctgtgtgaactgtacacacaattgcTGACAAACTTCAAGGATTGTTCGTTCGACTCGCTAAATGTTTTCAGGATCGACTACTATACTGTGCCtgaattcttctgtaaatgACAGTTGATTTTAATGCCTTCATTCACtagaagtcctggtttgactttacCACCCCTCATATTGACagcaagttgtttttttatttgtttttttaatgtaacacaCAAATGAACGCAGTGACATGACCAATATCACTAACAATTTCTACTAACAGATTATGAAATCCCCCCCTCAGATGATGCATTTCTTTATACTTCAAATTTAACTGTTTCAATTCTCTTCTGAGTGTTTCAGTgtatatgtaaatgagctacccCACATAAGAACTACAGAGCTGAACAATGAGCCAAAGCAGGAGAAAATTCTCATATATAAGGTCACATtaaggggaataaaaaaaaaaaaaaatcgaattagcttgtttaagccctggctaatacaaaattgaaaaaaggagatgaagaaaatattatttttttattcccctCAAGCTTTGGTTTGCAcacatttttcaaaaatttattataatgagCGTTTAATTCTGTAGCTTAAACAAAAGCAACTAAAGAAATAACATGTTGGGAAAGTGCATGAATTTACAGTCAGAAACGAGCTGTTACGGAAACTCATCAATGCCTCCTGAGTCAAGAAATCAACAGCACtgtgaataataaaaacagattatccACCTGTGGCAGGTGTGGGCGTGTCTGCGGGAAGGGTTGGGAAATGAGCAAATTAACCTGGCACACCTGATGGCCATCTCTGCTGGGTATATTAACTATTTGTTTTCTCATCCTGACAGTGATCCTGAGTGAGTACCAGAGAGAACCTAAGCCTGTTGATATACAGATCAAAGCAGCCGAAGTTTATGAAGCAGACAGCTCGTTTCATCCTGGGCTTTTCATTCCCATTTAATTACGTGTTGCGGCACAGTCTCTCCATAACGCTAATGTGCAATCTCACCCCGAGTCTGCCACGTTCCTCGGCTCAGTCTGTTACTATCGTCACTTCACCTCACTTTATCATTCGCCTCACTTTGCCTTTACTCTATTATTTAGGTGTTGCACATGAGGGTTCTTTAATGAAGATATCGGTCATATATTATACTGTTTACATGTAAGCATTAGGATGTAAACATGCCTAGCAGGACAATATgtgatggggggaaaaaaaagtgtaggaACTAACCAGTAACATCTCTCCAAAGCCAAACACATGTTCATCTGTGGAGGTCGAAGCTTTGTTGGGCTTGTAGAGGAAAAGGGCCACACCAGTGACTATCAGAAGCACACACAGGTATTTCGCCATGGGGTACCTCTTCCTCAGAATAGTCACACCCAGGATCATGACTGTGACACCAGGGCCATAGAGACAGAAACATTACAAATGGAGCAAAAATGAGatacacactacagacacatTACAACACACTGCTTCCTATAGTATACAAGTGAAATTGTTCGGTGACATCATTACAGACATCTAAAGGGCTTAGCCAGTTAAGGAAGCAGTTTATAATTCTATAACTAATCTTTATTAGatttataaaatctaataataataccaataataataaaaataataataaaagaaaaagaaaaaaaataatgtcttaCCTGGGATAGGTTTACAAGATTTTCCTAAAAcctagaaaaacaaaaaccccaagacattaatattttcatatgtaTCTCATGATCATAGATCATAAACATTTGTtgaaatcaaataataaaaaataaaaaaaaaaggcaagagcatttccatactcataatgaaaagaaaactaaacagctgtgtagcatTAGGAAAAAACACTCATCAGTGAGGCTTAttggtaaaaagaaaatgcttcaatttgctagggagcataaagaatggacagGGAGCattgcaaaaaatgtaatgtggtttgatgagtccagatttaccctgttccagatgATGAGAGAAGCAAGGAGAGAAGCAGAAAAAGTGGGGCAtgtgtgttatgatctggggtctACGTTCAGCGACATTAACAGCCCAAAAAACAAAGGTCtgctgactacctgaatatactgaatgaccaggtttttccaaacaatagattttttccttccctgatggcacgggcatattccaagatgacaaaGCCAGGATACATCGGTCTCAAAACATGAAAGAGTGATTCAGGAAGTATGAGACATCATTGGCAGAGACAGAAACCTTATTCCTATTGAGAATCTCTGAGACATGCGGAAGAAGATTGTATGCAGTGATCTGAgactcccatcatcaatacaagactTTAGAGAAATGAATGTAACTCATTcgctcactcattttctataccgctttatcctgtatttagggtcgtggggggcagggaccctatcccaggagacctaaggcacaaggcagggtacaccctggacagggtgccaatccatcacagggcacacacacataaccacactcattcacacactaagggcaatttgggaacgctaattcacctaatctgcaggtctttggactgtgggaggaaacccaccaaggatggggagaacatgcaaactccatgtacacagagacaggaatcgaacctggccgggaatcgaacacagactctggaggtgcgagacAACAGTGCTTACCACGACTCTGgctgtaaataaatgttacattgcGTAAGCTTATCGAAACAATTCCACCGAAGATACAAAAAGCAAAAGGCGGTCCAACCAAATATTAGTGTGCGACATCGCTTAGttgtcaaaatgtttttaataacggtcatataatattttttgctcGTCCCCCAGCCCTAGTCATGAGACACTTAATAGTTTACAAGAGACCACAATAGCGGAGAGTGGACACGGAAGAACAAAATGTATTTCCATACAAATATTTAGGCAAGTTATAAAAGTAACTAGCAGTAATTAAAGAAAATAGGATTTTTCAGAaatcagtaataaaaaaaaaaacgggaatAACTGTGCGTCAaaccaaaatatgaaaattttTAAGAAAACTAATGCGGTGCTCTTCACTATTCGGCCAACGGTTTGATGAACGATGTTCGACTCCAACATTCATATGCGCTTTTTAAACATATCCCATTTGTGGTCTTTCTCCAGTTGACCACAGTACTACAGGATATAATGACATTCCATACAATTAAGTGTTATTTACTTTGTGGCCAGAATTCGGAGGAGAATCCAATTACAGTTGAAATGGGCAGCTGGTTTAAGCATCGTCTCTTTAGGTAGGCTTTTATTCTTTAGCacagtttaaaatttttgctaaaaaaaacaaaaaaaaaaaacaagatggaTCTCACATTAGTGGATGACAAAGAGACAGACGGAACGCAATATGTGCACTGACCTGGGTGGGGTAGTTGACGTACTGTAGAGCAGAGTTACTGGACACCATGGCTCCCAGATAGGACAGAGCACACACTGCATAGAGCCAGCTCTGCGTGTGATCCGGCTTGGAGCCTTCGAAAAACTGGATCACTTAGTGAAGATGAGataaaagaaaggggggggggggggaatgtgTGAGTGGGAAAAAGTTAAAGAGGTTTAGAAATTAACGGTGATACGAGAGGGAGACTCACAGAGTCGAGCAAAAAGAGCGTTGATGATACACTGGATGAACACGAGTGTAGTGGCATAGCGAAACTTCTCCTTTTTCTCCCCCTGGCCGTAGTCTCCCCGTGTGCTGAAAAACAACAGAGGCATTGTGGGATGAAGTTACAGTTACAGAACCAGAGAGAGGCAGCAAAACCTCTTTAACACAATACAGAGAGCTTGTGAAATAAGATATCCTGAAGTGCTTACAATGGAAGGCATTAGGAACTCACACGGGCAAATCCTCGATTAGTATTAAACTGGTATGtacgaaaaaaaaatcctactcCTAGTTCTATTATACAGCCccttccaaaaatattaaattctttGTACGTCTTTGCTATGCATTGGGTTTGagtgttaaacattaatacaaGATGATGGAGCAGAATTAAATTTCCTGATATTTATATCCCTTCATCATGTGGAGCTCTCTCTGGGGCAGAAATAAGAGGTATTCTAGGACTTGTATTAATCATGGCGAGGCAGGTCATTCATAGGCCTAGCGCTGTCCTCTATGCCGGTCCCTACGTGGCTAGTCACGTGTCTCAGAGGATGACAACATGTGGTAGCCTTCAACACCTTGGTGGATGGGGCCTTAATGGAAAAAGCTAATTAGGAggagaaaaatctgaaaatccccaaccccccccccacacacacacacacacaaaaaaaaatgggttgcAGATCTCTTGCATTACGCGAGTGACCTAATGATATCTGCtgtatcatctttttttttttaaatcgagtCCAGACTTGTACTGCTGCttctttcagtttttcttcAGTTAGTGAAATGCATCCTCCGTTGCGTTAAACTCTGGTGATTGATTTGATGCGGTTAAAACATTCCTTGCTTTCATCTGATGAAGTcagatgttttgtgttttgaagACATTGTCTTATTCAATAATAAAGTCTCTACGTAGTAGATTGGATGTGTTTCTCTGGGAAATTTCAGTCGTTCGGCTGTTATGATCACGAGTTACATCATCAACAAAGCTAATTTCAGACACACCCAAGACGTACTGTTCATTCTTGTAGGACTGACCTTCACATCTATCACCAACTGCTGTTTGCCTTGATGGAAAAAATATGGGTTTGATATCTGGTTGTTAGCCTACCAGcgatttcgttttttttttttttttaaagaacatgaCAAATTGTGGTACTCCCTCCCCACCAGTGCTTATTTTGCCAGCTTCAAAGTGGCTCACTTTTCTcccacatacttttttttttttaaacaaccagtACAAGTCTTCACAGGCAAAAACTCAATCAAAATCAAGCGCTACGAAGCGTTAATTGAAATAATCAATCTGACATGGCACACCTGAGCAACGAGAAATACTGGTCACTTGTTCCAATAATTGAAAACGCTGGGAATGTGCGTGGGAAAATAAGGCATCCTCAATTGCTTAACACGCttatatgtaaatatctggAAACGGAAGCAGAAATTCAGATTTATCATCTCGTATATTGATCTTGACCCAAATATCTTCAGTTTatagaaggaaaaagaaaaacagtttggCTGGTggccaaatacttatttccaaTACTTCCAATACTTATGAAGGGCCCTGTATCCAGTTAGCGAGAGTTCTTTAAGTGACGAAACGAAAAAGAATAAAGAGatgtctctatatttaatctCTTCTCCACTGAGctttcatcaaaaaaaaagatgattaatTTGAACCCGAGCCAAAATTGGGAATATGAATTTCATTATAGTCCAAATGCAAGCTCGTATCAGTCACGaagagggaaggaaaaaaatttttttaacagctgGGGAAATTCATAGATACAACTAGCCAGGCTGGCACAACAGCTTTTCCTCTAGAGGATTAGCATTTCTGACTGAGTGACAGCTGTGAGGTGGCGGTTGGTATGGTTTTGCATAAATTGTAAACTCAACTATTTAAGGCAAGTAGTTGATGCACTTAAATTACATGCATAAACACGGGATGTGGGTTTGAACCCGTACAAGTTACTTAAACCTATTTTTCTGTGCTATATTATAAATCCTGTCCACAACAGCTACtgtatttgtttgtgtatttgtgtataatTAAAGACGTCATGTGAGCACTAAAGCTGCGTTTCCGTCTACGtgttatgttttcttttaaacctgATTAACGTCCCTTGCTCTAGTGTTTCCAGTGGATCTCCATCCTTCATCTAGACTAAAGTACATTAACCTCCACGGGAACGCTACTATAAACTCTTCAGCTGTGTAATATCCTACTCTCATAAACACCTTGTATTGCCACCTGTGCAGTCATTCCTAGCACTTTCAAACttcctttggaaaaaaaaaaaaaaaaaaaaaaacagttttacttTAAGTCACACAAGAACTTCGTGTTGCTGAGCAGAACTGAGTGAACCCATTGTCTATTTTAGGTTAAGCAGAGCTACACCCAGACATGCTTGTAAAAGGTTTATTTTGGCTCGTCACACCACGTTTCCTCACAGACATTCTTTCTTTCAGCTTATAACAGGATTACTGATAATGTAAGAGACTTTATGGGAAGAGCTGTTCTCATAAATATTGTATCACGCTCAGTTTTTCCTGAACTTATGTTTATGCGTAAATTTACTCATGTTCCCAATTGCTATGCAAGTTCCCACTGGGTTTTAAGGTTTCCTCCCATTTCCCCCAAAAGCATGCGAGTAGGTGGAAATTGTTCCTGaattagtgtgtaaatgtgtgtgtgtacatagtGTTTACTTCAGGTAAAGTTTATCGAACTGGACTGGACTAGTGGACTGGATCTGTAttgttacagaataaaaaaatcctatttttaAATCCCATTTATCAACAAtggaagtcttttttttcttcatgatcTCAACAAAAGTACAATAATTTCTTATGATCCcactttgtttttcttatttttttatttttttaatgatttcattttttatgtattgttgATGAATAGTCCTCCAGGCTTCCTTAAAggacttttttgtctctca of the Clarias gariepinus isolate MV-2021 ecotype Netherlands chromosome 16, CGAR_prim_01v2, whole genome shotgun sequence genome contains:
- the slc35b1 gene encoding solute carrier family 35 member B1; this encodes MVAGKGGVKASLWQNERVRFIVCFFGVFVCYFYYGILQETITRGDYGQGEKKEKFRYATTLVFIQCIINALFARLLIQFFEGSKPDHTQSWLYAVCALSYLGAMVSSNSALQYVNYPTQVLGKSCKPIPVMILGVTILRKRYPMAKYLCVLLIVTGVALFLYKPNKASTSTDEHVFGFGEMLLLMSLTLDGLTGVAQDHMRARHQTGANHMMLNVNLWSTLMLGLAVLWTGEVWEFLSFADRYPSVIYNILLFGFTSALGQTFIFMTVVHFGPLTCSIVTTTRKFFTILGSVLLFGNIITPLQWFGTILVFLGLGLDAKYGKVPKKTTH